One genomic segment of Helianthus annuus cultivar XRQ/B chromosome 14, HanXRQr2.0-SUNRISE, whole genome shotgun sequence includes these proteins:
- the LOC110907889 gene encoding protein CENTRORADIALIS-like, translating into MLSTSNIPSSILTDPDALSPSDPYLREHLHWIVTDIPGTTDATFGQNVVSYEKPNPLIGIHRYVFLLFKPCRHPINVQHYDLRNENHAHNHIDNLAQSIPFGEMNTTLGLPVAAVYFNAHRENAARRR; encoded by the exons ATGTTATCCACAAGCAACATTCCATCTTCA ATCTTGACCGACCCTGATGCACTGAGTCCAAGTGATCCTTACTTGAGAGAACATCTCCATTGG ATCGTCACAGACATTCCTGGTACAACTGATGCAACTTTTGG ACAAAATGTTGTGAGCTATGAAAAACCAAATCCACTCATAGGAATCCACCGATACGTTTTCTTACTATTTaaaccatg TCGACACCCAATAAACGTTCAGCACTATGATTTAAGAAATGAAAATCATGCTCACAATCATATTGACAATCTAGCCC AATCCATTCCATTCGGTGAAATGAACACTACCTTAGGGTTACCAGTTGCTGCTGTCTACTTCAACGCTCACAGAGAAAATGCGGCACGTAGAAGATAA